A window of Mucilaginibacter sp. PAMC 26640 contains these coding sequences:
- a CDS encoding GntR family transcriptional regulator, translating into MRYSIDHKSPIPLHAQAEEMLRKLITEEEYQNGKNIPNEVDLANMLAISRTTLRMALNKLVFEGLLIRKKRAGTKVAPGPVSSKSNNWLSFSQEMKLRGIPIKNFELHVSWEMPDAGLAKFFDIRQDKPVLKMRRVRGRPEEPFVIFESYFHPRVGLTPDDDFKRPLYELLEHDHSVIASLSKEEISAIAADEMIAEKLRIPLGSPILFRKRFVYDQGERPIEYNVGYYKADSFVYTVESTR; encoded by the coding sequence ATGCGATATAGTATTGATCACAAAAGTCCTATTCCTCTTCATGCACAGGCAGAAGAAATGCTGAGAAAGCTGATTACTGAAGAAGAGTATCAAAATGGCAAGAATATTCCTAATGAAGTTGACCTGGCCAACATGCTGGCCATCTCCCGCACCACGCTGAGAATGGCTTTAAATAAGCTGGTGTTCGAGGGTCTGCTGATCAGAAAGAAACGCGCTGGCACCAAAGTAGCTCCCGGGCCTGTAAGTTCGAAATCAAATAACTGGCTCAGCTTTTCCCAGGAAATGAAACTAAGGGGTATTCCCATCAAAAACTTCGAACTACATGTGAGTTGGGAAATGCCAGATGCAGGTTTGGCCAAATTTTTTGATATCAGGCAAGACAAGCCGGTTTTAAAAATGAGGCGCGTACGAGGACGGCCTGAGGAGCCTTTTGTGATTTTTGAATCTTATTTCCATCCACGGGTCGGGCTCACACCGGACGACGATTTTAAGAGACCTTTGTATGAATTATTAGAACATGATCATTCTGTGATCGCCTCTTTATCCAAGGAAGAAATAAGCGCCATAGCTGCAGATGAGATGATCGCTGAAAAATTGCGGATTCCTTTAGGAAGTCCCATTTTATTCAGAAAACGTTTTGTATACGATCAGGGCGAACGTCCAATCGAATATAATGTTGGGTATTACAAAGCGGACAGCTTTGTATACACGGTGGAGAGCACCAGATAA